A window of the Streptomyces griseochromogenes genome harbors these coding sequences:
- a CDS encoding ATP/GTP-binding protein: MSPRRNRPKAAGSFGRSAEDDPAGRYGGWQSTESWQGEEWSVRHVAGTSAEGKTYRCPGCDQLIPSGVPHVVAWPGRAGVDDRRHWHKACWNAKDRRTTRVQRSRNAPKY; this comes from the coding sequence GTGTCCCCGCGTCGCAACCGACCGAAGGCAGCCGGATCGTTCGGCCGCAGCGCCGAGGACGACCCGGCCGGCCGGTACGGCGGCTGGCAGTCCACGGAGAGCTGGCAGGGCGAGGAGTGGAGTGTGCGCCATGTCGCCGGGACGAGCGCCGAGGGCAAGACCTACCGCTGCCCCGGCTGCGACCAGCTGATCCCCTCCGGTGTCCCGCACGTGGTGGCCTGGCCGGGGCGCGCGGGCGTCGACGACCGACGCCACTGGCACAAGGCCTGCTGGAACGCGAAGGACCGCCGCACCACGAGGGTGCAGCGGTCCCGTAACGCGCCGAAGTACTGA
- a CDS encoding ABC transporter ATP-binding protein: MIELEGLTKRYGEKVAVDGLTFSVRPGIVTGFLGPNGAGKSTTMRMILGLDRPTAGDVRIDGRHYDHLKDPLKYIGALLDAKAVHGGRSAYNHLLCLAQSNGIPERRVAEVLDTVGLSAVARKKAKGFSYGMGQRLGIAGALLGDPRILMFDEPVNGLDPEGIHWIRNLMKSLAAQGRTVFVSSHLMSEMALTADHLVVIGQGRLLADTSMAGFIRKNSRSYVRIRSPQRERLMDVLHEAGITVVEAGGGTLEVEGGKAERIGELAARSGIVLHELSPQQASLEEAFMQLTAESVEYHAHAAPAPAPQDWGAGWKGA; this comes from the coding sequence ATGATCGAGCTGGAGGGGCTGACCAAACGGTACGGCGAGAAGGTGGCGGTCGACGGCCTCACCTTCTCCGTGCGGCCCGGCATCGTGACCGGATTCCTCGGGCCCAACGGCGCCGGGAAGTCCACCACCATGCGGATGATCCTCGGGCTCGACCGGCCCACCGCCGGTGACGTCCGGATCGACGGCAGGCACTACGACCATCTGAAGGACCCGCTGAAGTACATCGGGGCGCTGCTGGACGCGAAGGCCGTGCACGGAGGGCGCAGCGCCTACAACCATCTGCTGTGCCTCGCGCAGAGCAACGGGATCCCGGAGCGGCGGGTCGCCGAGGTGCTGGACACCGTCGGGCTCAGCGCCGTGGCGCGGAAGAAGGCCAAGGGCTTCTCGTACGGCATGGGCCAGCGGCTCGGCATCGCGGGCGCGCTGCTCGGCGATCCACGGATCCTGATGTTCGACGAGCCGGTCAACGGCCTCGACCCCGAGGGCATCCACTGGATCCGGAACCTGATGAAATCGCTGGCCGCGCAGGGCCGGACGGTGTTCGTGTCGAGCCATCTGATGAGCGAGATGGCGCTGACCGCCGATCACCTGGTGGTCATCGGACAGGGACGGCTGCTGGCCGACACCTCCATGGCCGGATTCATCCGGAAGAACTCGCGCAGTTATGTACGGATCCGCTCCCCGCAGCGCGAGCGGCTCATGGATGTGCTGCACGAGGCCGGGATCACCGTCGTCGAGGCGGGCGGCGGCACGCTGGAGGTGGAGGGCGGCAAGGCGGAACGGATCGGGGAGCTGGCCGCGCGGTCCGGGATCGTGCTGCACGAGCTGAGCCCCCAGCAGGCCTCGCTGGAGGAGGCGTTCATGCAGCTGACGGCGGAGTCGGTGGAGTACCACGCGCACGCCGCACCCGCTCCCGCCCCGCAGGACTGGGGCGCCGGCTGGAAGGGGGCCTGA
- a CDS encoding SCO5389 family protein: MSLDVSPALLEQAERGEVDEAAFVDCVRTSLPYAWEMISSLVAQLKVDGGPFADNQTPPPDEQARGQLLRALASDAIRGALQRHFGVRLAFQNCHRVAVFPLDASVDETLARFTSVRGQLLNQSPELRDC; the protein is encoded by the coding sequence ATGTCGCTCGACGTCTCACCGGCCCTACTCGAACAGGCCGAGCGAGGCGAGGTCGACGAAGCAGCATTCGTCGACTGCGTCCGGACCTCCCTGCCCTACGCGTGGGAGATGATCAGCTCTTTGGTGGCCCAGCTGAAGGTGGACGGCGGACCCTTCGCCGACAACCAGACGCCCCCGCCGGACGAGCAGGCACGCGGTCAGCTGCTGCGTGCGCTCGCGAGTGACGCCATCCGCGGCGCGCTGCAGCGGCACTTCGGGGTGCGGCTGGCCTTCCAGAACTGCCACCGGGTGGCGGTGTTCCCTCTGGACGCCTCGGTGGACGAGACGCTCGCCCGCTTCACCTCGGTGCGCGGCCAGCTGCTGAACCAGTCGCCGGAGCTCCGGGACTGCTGA
- the nucS gene encoding endonuclease NucS, whose translation MRLVIARCSVDYAGRLTAHLPSAPRLILVKADGSVSIHADDRAYKPLNWMSPPCTLKEGTGEDEGVWTVVNKAGEKLIITMEEILHDSSHELGVDPGLIKDGVEAHLQELLADRIETLGEGYTLIRREYMTAIGPVDILCRDAEGRTVAIEIKRRGEIDGVEQLTRYLELLNRDPHLAPVRGVFAAQEIKPQARVLATDRGINCQILDYDALRGIEDDKLRLF comes from the coding sequence ATGCGTCTCGTCATTGCCCGATGCTCGGTCGACTACGCTGGCCGGCTCACCGCCCACCTGCCCTCGGCGCCCCGCCTGATCCTGGTCAAGGCGGACGGCAGCGTCTCCATCCACGCGGACGACCGGGCCTACAAGCCCCTCAACTGGATGTCGCCGCCCTGCACGTTGAAGGAGGGCACGGGCGAGGACGAGGGCGTCTGGACCGTCGTCAACAAGGCGGGCGAGAAACTGATCATCACCATGGAGGAGATCCTCCACGACTCCTCGCACGAACTCGGCGTGGATCCCGGTCTGATCAAGGACGGCGTGGAAGCGCACCTCCAGGAACTGCTCGCCGACCGCATCGAGACCCTCGGCGAGGGCTACACGCTCATCCGCCGCGAGTACATGACGGCGATCGGGCCGGTGGACATCCTGTGCCGGGACGCCGAGGGCCGGACCGTCGCCATCGAGATCAAGCGACGCGGCGAGATCGACGGCGTGGAGCAGCTCACCCGCTACCTCGAACTCCTCAACCGTGACCCGCACCTGGCGCCGGTCCGCGGCGTCTTCGCCGCCCAGGAGATCAAGCCGCAGGCCCGAGTCCTCGCCACGGACCGCGGCATCAACTGCCAGATCCTGGACTACGACGCCCTGCGCGGTATCGAGGACGACAAGCTCCGCCTGTTCTGA
- a CDS encoding ABC transporter permease subunit, which yields MSTQQPPMPQAPSPSAPGWQAAPGGMPSGYHSPIPIVRTHLGHALASEWTKIKSVRSTMWTLGVFILLVVGIGIMAGVAVRGSGDLSGQNPLSLGFFGLLLGNMCIITLGVLTTASEYGTGMIRTTMTACPSRGRVLAAKAIVFFALAFVVTLACASFVAMVQTSLLEGQGARTPTTGEWLKGTVGVSFYIALLGLLSLLVGSIIRHSAGAITIMIATVLAPLVIAMFMFASSLESVRQALLEYSIPNQLSVFYANSLSDSGPSGWDPLWIMLGVTAAAFAGAYALLQSRDV from the coding sequence ATGAGCACCCAGCAGCCCCCGATGCCGCAGGCACCCTCCCCGTCCGCGCCCGGCTGGCAGGCGGCGCCCGGCGGGATGCCTTCCGGCTACCACTCGCCGATCCCGATCGTGCGCACCCACCTCGGACACGCGCTGGCCTCCGAGTGGACCAAGATCAAGTCGGTGCGTTCGACGATGTGGACGCTCGGCGTGTTCATCCTGCTCGTGGTCGGCATCGGCATCATGGCCGGCGTGGCGGTGCGCGGCTCCGGCGACCTGTCCGGCCAGAATCCGCTGTCCCTCGGCTTCTTCGGCCTGCTGCTCGGCAACATGTGCATCATCACGCTCGGCGTGCTGACGACCGCCTCCGAGTACGGCACCGGCATGATCCGTACGACGATGACCGCGTGCCCGAGCCGCGGGCGGGTGCTGGCCGCCAAGGCGATCGTGTTCTTCGCCCTCGCCTTCGTGGTGACCCTGGCCTGTGCCTCCTTCGTGGCGATGGTCCAGACGTCCCTGCTGGAGGGCCAGGGCGCGCGCACCCCGACCACCGGGGAGTGGCTGAAGGGCACGGTCGGCGTCAGCTTCTACATCGCGCTGCTCGGGCTGCTCTCGCTGCTCGTCGGCTCGATCATCCGGCACTCGGCGGGCGCCATCACCATCATGATCGCCACGGTGCTCGCCCCGCTGGTGATCGCCATGTTCATGTTCGCCTCGTCGCTGGAGAGCGTGCGCCAGGCGCTCCTCGAGTACTCGATCCCGAACCAGCTCAGCGTGTTCTACGCCAACTCCCTCAGCGACTCCGGCCCGTCCGGCTGGGACCCGCTGTGGATCATGCTGGGCGTGACGGCCGCCGCGTTCGCGGGTGCCTACGCGCTGCTGCAGAGCCGGGACGTCTAG
- a CDS encoding LLM class flavin-dependent oxidoreductase, with translation MRVGSFVLAAQFPGQGPGEALYRAVRSAEVAEESGLDTVWLAEHHFVPYGTCPSAVTLAALLLGRTRRIRVGTAVSVLPTVHPVALGEQAALLHVTSGGRFTLGVGRGGPWVDLEVFGAGLGAYEHGFPESLDLLVRWLREPSVSASGERFSFREVPVVPRPSEALTEMPGPEVVVACTSPASVRLAAERGLPMLLGMHVGDEEKAEMVALWRQFARAAGHSPEEIADAAHVSAGVCQIADRRTDAAETLLKAMPGWLRQGLQAHVTVDGRTRAMRDPLAYTELLCGLHPVGTPRLCADRLAATSERTGISRFALLVEGSGDLAATEENLRRLGAEVLPQLR, from the coding sequence ATGCGCGTAGGAAGTTTTGTGCTGGCGGCCCAGTTCCCGGGCCAGGGCCCCGGGGAAGCCCTGTACCGGGCGGTCCGTTCGGCAGAGGTCGCCGAGGAGTCCGGGCTGGACACGGTATGGCTGGCCGAGCACCACTTCGTGCCGTACGGCACATGTCCGTCCGCGGTCACCCTGGCCGCCTTACTGCTCGGCCGCACCCGGCGCATCCGCGTCGGCACGGCGGTCAGCGTACTGCCCACCGTGCACCCGGTGGCCCTCGGCGAACAGGCCGCACTGCTGCATGTGACGAGCGGCGGACGGTTCACGCTGGGCGTCGGACGCGGCGGGCCCTGGGTGGACCTGGAGGTGTTCGGCGCGGGCCTCGGCGCGTACGAGCACGGGTTCCCGGAATCACTCGATCTGCTGGTGCGCTGGCTGCGCGAACCGTCCGTGTCGGCCTCGGGTGAACGGTTCTCCTTCCGTGAGGTGCCCGTCGTGCCCCGCCCCTCGGAGGCGCTGACGGAGATGCCAGGTCCCGAGGTCGTGGTGGCCTGTACCTCTCCGGCCAGCGTCCGGCTGGCCGCCGAGCGCGGACTGCCGATGCTGCTGGGCATGCACGTCGGGGACGAGGAAAAGGCCGAGATGGTCGCCCTGTGGCGGCAGTTCGCGCGGGCCGCGGGCCACTCGCCCGAGGAGATCGCGGACGCGGCCCATGTCTCCGCCGGGGTCTGCCAGATCGCGGACCGGCGCACCGACGCGGCGGAGACGCTGCTGAAGGCGATGCCGGGCTGGCTGAGGCAGGGCCTCCAGGCCCATGTGACCGTGGACGGCCGCACGCGCGCGATGCGCGACCCTCTCGCCTACACCGAACTGCTCTGCGGCCTGCACCCGGTGGGCACACCGCGGCTGTGCGCCGACCGGCTCGCGGCCACGTCGGAGCGCACCGGCATCTCCCGCTTCGCCCTGCTCGTCGAGGGCTCGGGCGACCTCGCGGCGACGGAGGAGAACCTGCGGCGCCTGGGTGCCGAGGTGCTGCCCCAGCTGCGTTGA
- a CDS encoding ABC transporter ATP-binding protein, producing MIEAVGLTKRYGDKTAVHNLSFQVRPGAVTGFLGPNGSGKSTTMRMILGLDNPTSGTVTIGGYPYRKLPNAPRQVGALLDAKAVHGGRAARNHLLSLAQLSGIPARRVDEVLGVVGLQDVARKRSKGFSLGMGQRLGIAAALLGDPQVLLFDEPVNGLDPEGILWVRNLMKALAAEGRTVFVSSHLMSEMALTADHLIVIGRGQLLADMSVTDFISANSADFARVRTPDTEPQLREKLSSALTEAGGHVLPEQDGALRVTGLPLPRISDLAHEADVRLWELSPHQASLEEAYMRMTQGAVDYRSTIDQKAGLQQPLPPGAQPPMPVPGQGQPGWYAPPPPQQGGQPFAMPTPPSGPYGGAPGGAYGAPGAPGAGAPNPYAAPQAPQGQPPVAAPAQPPAAPAPADPTQPEDAR from the coding sequence ATGATCGAGGCTGTAGGCCTGACGAAGCGCTACGGCGACAAGACCGCCGTGCACAACCTTTCCTTCCAGGTGCGGCCGGGAGCCGTGACCGGCTTCCTCGGGCCCAACGGCTCGGGCAAGTCGACGACCATGCGGATGATCCTCGGGCTGGACAACCCGACGTCCGGCACGGTCACCATCGGCGGCTACCCGTACCGCAAGCTGCCCAACGCCCCCCGCCAGGTCGGCGCGCTGCTCGACGCCAAGGCGGTGCACGGCGGCCGGGCCGCGCGCAATCACCTGCTCAGCCTCGCCCAGCTCTCGGGCATCCCGGCCCGCCGGGTGGACGAGGTGCTCGGGGTCGTCGGCCTCCAGGACGTGGCCAGAAAGCGCTCCAAGGGCTTCTCGCTCGGCATGGGCCAGCGCCTCGGCATCGCCGCCGCGCTGCTCGGCGACCCCCAGGTGCTGCTGTTCGACGAGCCGGTCAACGGCCTCGACCCCGAGGGCATCCTCTGGGTCCGCAACCTGATGAAGGCCCTCGCGGCCGAGGGCCGTACGGTCTTCGTCTCCTCGCACCTGATGAGCGAGATGGCGCTGACCGCCGACCACCTCATCGTGATCGGGCGCGGACAGCTGCTCGCCGACATGAGTGTGACCGACTTCATCTCGGCCAACTCCGCCGACTTCGCGCGCGTGCGCACGCCCGACACCGAGCCCCAGCTGCGCGAGAAGCTGTCCTCCGCGCTCACCGAGGCGGGCGGCCATGTGCTGCCGGAGCAGGACGGCGCGCTGCGGGTGACCGGGCTGCCGCTGCCCCGCATCAGCGACCTGGCGCACGAGGCGGACGTACGGCTGTGGGAGCTGTCGCCGCACCAGGCCTCGCTGGAGGAGGCGTACATGCGGATGACGCAGGGCGCCGTCGACTACCGCTCGACCATCGACCAGAAGGCGGGCCTCCAGCAGCCCCTGCCGCCGGGTGCCCAACCGCCCATGCCGGTCCCCGGCCAGGGCCAGCCGGGCTGGTACGCCCCGCCGCCGCCCCAGCAGGGCGGGCAGCCGTTCGCGATGCCGACGCCGCCCTCGGGCCCGTACGGCGGCGCTCCCGGGGGCGCGTACGGCGCTCCGGGCGCTCCCGGCGCGGGAGCCCCCAACCCGTACGCCGCGCCGCAGGCCCCGCAGGGGCAGCCCCCGGTGGCCGCTCCGGCGCAGCCGCCCGCCGCCCCTGCCCCCGCCGACCCGACCCAGCCCGAGGACGCCCGATGA
- a CDS encoding cellulose-binding protein: MSDTSPYGFELVRRGYDRAQVDERISKLVSDRDSALARITALEKRIEELHLETQNAQAQVTDAEPSYAGLGARVEKILRLAEEEAKDLREEARRAAEQHRELAESAAQQVRNDAESFAAERKAKAEDEGVRIVEKAKSDASQLRAEAQKDAQSKREEADALFEETRAKAAQAAADFETNLAKRREQSERDLASRQQKAEKRLAEIEHRAEQLRLEAEKLRTDAERRARQTVETAQRQAEDIVADANAKADRIRSESERELAALTNRRDSINAQLTNVREMLATLTGAAVAAAGSPAEDEPISRGVPAQQTR; this comes from the coding sequence ATGAGCGACACTTCCCCCTACGGCTTCGAGCTTGTGCGGCGTGGGTACGACCGCGCTCAGGTGGACGAACGGATCTCCAAGCTCGTCTCCGACCGTGACAGCGCTCTCGCCCGCATCACCGCTCTGGAAAAGCGCATCGAGGAGCTCCACCTCGAGACGCAGAACGCCCAGGCCCAGGTGACCGACGCCGAGCCGTCGTACGCCGGTCTCGGTGCGCGTGTCGAGAAGATCCTGCGCCTCGCCGAGGAAGAGGCCAAGGATCTGCGCGAGGAGGCCAGGCGCGCGGCCGAGCAGCACCGCGAGCTCGCCGAGTCGGCGGCCCAGCAGGTACGCAACGACGCAGAATCGTTCGCTGCGGAGCGCAAGGCCAAGGCCGAGGACGAGGGCGTCCGGATCGTCGAGAAGGCCAAGAGTGACGCCTCGCAGCTGCGTGCCGAGGCCCAGAAGGACGCGCAGTCCAAGCGCGAGGAGGCGGACGCCCTCTTCGAGGAGACCCGCGCCAAGGCCGCGCAGGCCGCCGCCGACTTCGAGACGAACCTGGCCAAGCGCCGCGAGCAGTCCGAGCGCGACCTGGCCTCGCGTCAGCAGAAGGCCGAGAAGCGCCTCGCCGAGATCGAGCACCGCGCCGAGCAGCTGCGCCTGGAGGCCGAGAAGCTGCGCACCGACGCCGAGCGCCGCGCCCGCCAGACGGTGGAGACGGCCCAGCGCCAGGCCGAGGACATCGTGGCCGACGCCAACGCCAAGGCCGACCGCATCCGCTCGGAATCCGAGCGCGAGCTCGCGGCCCTCACCAACCGTCGCGACAGCATCAACGCCCAGCTGACGAACGTCCGCGAGATGCTCGCCACGCTGACCGGTGCCGCGGTGGCCGCGGCCGGCTCCCCCGCCGAGGACGAGCCGATCTCCCGGGGCGTTCCGGCGCAGCAGACCCGGTAA
- a CDS encoding ABC transporter permease, whose product MAAVQVIRSEWTKIRSVASTVWTLSLAVVVTVALGTLISALSRSQYDRMPIRERLSFDPTVISFAGMTLGQLAMIVFGVLVVSNEYSTGMIRVSLAAVPQRGTFLFSKIAVAGALALAVGMVTSFAAFFLGQAMLGSLGTRISDPGVLRAVIGGGLYMTLIAMFSMGVAAMLRSPMLSLGILMPFFFLISSILGNVDATKKIGRFLPDQAGNRIMQVVPRIGDDTPYGPWGGLGIMALWVVAAIAGGYVLLKRRDAQ is encoded by the coding sequence ATGGCGGCCGTACAGGTCATCCGGTCCGAGTGGACCAAGATCCGGTCCGTGGCGTCCACGGTCTGGACGCTGTCGCTGGCCGTGGTGGTCACCGTCGCCCTCGGAACGCTCATCTCCGCGCTGTCGAGGAGTCAGTACGACAGGATGCCCATCCGGGAGCGGCTCTCCTTCGACCCCACCGTCATCAGCTTCGCGGGCATGACGCTCGGCCAGCTCGCCATGATCGTGTTCGGGGTGCTGGTGGTGTCGAACGAGTACAGCACCGGCATGATCCGCGTCTCGCTGGCCGCCGTACCGCAGCGCGGCACCTTCCTGTTCAGCAAGATCGCCGTGGCCGGCGCGCTCGCGCTGGCCGTCGGCATGGTCACCAGCTTCGCGGCGTTCTTCCTCGGCCAGGCGATGCTCGGCTCCCTGGGCACCCGGATCAGCGACCCCGGGGTGCTGCGCGCGGTGATCGGCGGCGGGCTTTACATGACGCTCATCGCGATGTTCTCCATGGGCGTGGCCGCGATGCTGCGCTCGCCGATGCTGTCGCTCGGCATCCTGATGCCGTTCTTCTTCCTGATCTCCAGCATCCTCGGCAACGTGGACGCCACGAAGAAGATCGGCCGTTTCCTGCCCGACCAGGCCGGCAACCGGATCATGCAGGTGGTGCCCAGGATCGGTGACGACACCCCCTACGGCCCTTGGGGCGGGCTGGGGATCATGGCGCTGTGGGTGGTCGCCGCGATCGCGGGCGGTTACGTCCTGCTCAAGCGCCGGGACGCCCAGTGA